The DNA region CAGCAGatcaagggaggggattctgcccctctgctcactCTGgtcagaccccacctgcagtgctgcctccagctctggggtccccagcacaggaaggacatggacctgttggagcgagcccagaggaggccatgaagatgatcagagtgctggagcacctctcctagGTGAGAGAGTTGGAGGGTTTAGTCttgagaagagaaggctccaggcaaGCTGTTTAACAGGGCTTGTAGTTGTAGGACAAGGGGCGGTGGCTTTAAATTGAAAGAGAGTAGATTCAGATTAGCTACAAGGAGGAGGGGTTTTATGATGAGAGTGGTGAGGTGTAGGCCCAggttcccatccctggaaacattcaagatTTCCTTGAATGTTGGACatggctctgagcaacctgatctagttggtgtccctgctcactgcaggggGATTGCACCAGATGGCCTTGAaatgtcccttccagctccttctgtgGTGCAGGACATTTCTCCTACCCTCATTCCTGGCAGACAGGCCCAGCAGGTTTTCCAAAGGACCAGCCAGGTGGCCTGACTGTGCTGTCCCACTGCAGTGCTGCGTGCTGTGGGCTGGAGGGCAGAGAGCACACGGGTGCTTCTCCAGGGTGAGCAGGAGCTTCCCACTGTTCTCCCTTCATCCCGGTGCTGCTGCTAACGTGCCTCTTGTGGTTTTGGTTTAGATTACATCAACGCACACAACTTCCAGCGGCCTGCCACGGCAGGGCACGTGGGAAAGAAGGAGAATGGGCTGGTGGGTGGCTCTGCCACTGTCACCGGAGCAGCCGGGGCTTCTGCCACCAGGGCTTCGGACTCGGAGCTCATCCGCTTCTGCTACCTGCACATGCgagagcagaggaaggagagagagagcgGGACGGATATCAAtgaaaacctgattttttttgaggaaaCTCGTCCCAGGACCAAATCTGACCCCACTTCCAAAAGCTCTGGCCAAGGCTACAACGGGGTAGCTAAGGAGTGTGACCCAGATGGCCTTGAGCAAGACAGGCACGCCAGCAGGGCCCGGGCACACACCATAGACACCCACCTGCGCAGCGACAGCTCCCACTTCTACTGCGAGTCCTGCCAAGCCAAGATCAGGAGCCGGCTGGCCTCGGGCACGGGGGGCAAGCCTGGCAGCACCCGCGACAACATGGTGGACTTGACATCGCTCCCCCCTCCCGGGAATAATGACGAGGAAGAAGACGAGACAACGTCCCTGCTCCCCGCCATCGCCGCCCCCCCTCCTGGCTTCCGAGACAACAGCTCCGACGAGGACGACCCCAAGCGCCGGGCGgctgcccagggccaggagcagggcCGGCACCTCTGTGGCATCCTGTACGACGAGATCCCGGTCACTCTGATCGACAGCGTGCAGCCACGCACCGTCCGGGACCATGCCCAAGAGCTGGATGATGCCCTGGTGTCCACCCTGCAGGCACTGGAAGCCCTGGCTGCTTCAGAGGATTGTCCACATCCCCCTCCACAGCAGACAGCAGGTATTTTAGTGGCTGTGACTCCCTTTGTTCCCTGTAGCCTTTCTTTCCTATTGTACATCCTTCCCTTTAGGCTCCTCCCATCCTATAAGTGACTGTGAAGCAGCTTCTCCTAAAAACTAAGTTGTGGCAGCAGGCTGTAGCAGGAGCAGCCAATTTGCTGCTCAGAAGATTTCTAAGAAGCTGAGGTGGGACTCCTCTCCCTGACAGAGGCTGAAGGAGTCTCTTGGTTTATCCCATATCTGCTATATGCCACGATGCTGGGGCGAGTCTCTAACCAGTACTATGAGCATGAGTTCCTCCCCACTGTGACCCCACTCAGCTGGGACCTTGGGCCTTGGGTCTTTGCAGGTTCCCACCCAGTTTTGCAGTGTGTGAGCCCTTCACAAGGCAAACCTGCTGCCAGATGGGTGACTCTGGGACCagcctgctggcagcacagtCCTTTGTCCCTCTGCCCACCTTGGTTGCCCTACTCACTATGGCAGAGTACCTGCTGCCCAGTTTTCTTTCATGTGCCAGAGACATCCCTATAGCTCTGCTACCACCAACAATGGAAAGCTTCACAGGATCTTTTCCTGGGCCAGAAGCTCTTGCTGAATTGAGCTATCAAGCCAGCTCAGTGCTGACAAAGTGATTTCCCTTGCAAGCCTTTATTCTTAGTTGTGAGAAGTGACAGAAGTTTCTCCAATGTGCCCTGCATTCCTGGGACCCTCCTGCCACAAGGAGTTCCCCTCTCCTCCACACAGCGCTGTGGTGTGAGGAttgttgtggggttttctttGTGTCCCTCCTCAGGTCTTATTGTCCTGGCTGCCATCACTCCTGAGTCATCCTTGGACTCTGGCCACGAAACGAACTCCTCAGAGCTGACCGATGTCTCAGAGATGGTCTCTGCTATGAAGCAGCATCAGAACGCAGCCTACTTCCTCACCCAACACATCAACAAAGAAAACCTCCTGGCCAGGAAGGACTTGCCTTTCCGAatccagagctgtgctgcccagGCAGTTCTCACCTCACCCTACCCCCTGAGCCGCCAGGACCCGAGCCCTTCACTGAAGCCAGCCTTCTCTACCCAAAATCCCAGCCTTCCCAACTGCAAGagcaagcaggagcagcagcacggggagcagagctgcacctCGGCTGCCCAGCCGGGGCAGACCCCGCAGCTCAGTGAGCAGAGCAAGGGGGCTTCAGTGCCAAGCTCTGAGTGCAAAGGTGCAGGTCACACAAAAGCTGCCTTTGAGGTATCTCTGCATGCCACAGCAGCCCCAAGCAGGGAGCGGGCACAGGATCTACAAGAGAAGATGCCCAAAGAGGTGCAGCCGAGCTCCAAGCTCCTTCTGGATCAGAAAAGCAGTGTCACTTCAGCCATCgtttcagctgctctgcagcaggtgGCAAATGCAAAAGCCTCAGCTCCCCAAGTGGTATCAGCCTTAAAAGAACAGAACATGAATGGTACCAGCAGCTGTGCATCAGCCAGCAGCAAGCCTTTGACACTTAAAGGAGGTCCACAAACTGCAGAAACATTATGCaactgtcagcagcagcagcagcagcagcaagtctctctgcagcagcactgtgaaGTTTCTCCAAGTCCTAAGGAAGCTCCTGGCAGCCAGGCTGAAGCTTTCCACCTCGCCTCAGCAGGCGAGGAAATGATGTCCAGTAAGACTTTTGCCTCTAAAAGCTACCAGCAAAAAGTGAGTAgagatgctgcaggaaaagctgcaagTGGAGAGACAGGTCAGAAGGCAGGTGGGGAAGCCATAAGCCTCGTCTTGCAGAAACACACAGCTCCTTCAAACCAAGGACAGAAAATACAACAGGAAAGCTCAGCCAAAATCTTAAAAGCTGAGAGCAGCAATGTGCACTCTCCATCACCTGGTAGCACTTTCCGAAGCACCAGTGAGGAAGCCAAAGGGCCAATCCAGCTGATGCCCAGATCTGAGAGCCTGCAGGTTAGCACTGTGCCTTccaaaaaagtagaaaaagtcCTGGAGGTAACCCAACAAGACGCTGATGTCCCAGCTAAACCCAAAGCCCCAAAAGCTCCCTTCAGGCTTAGGAACCTGTTCTCTGCAACATTTCCCACCCGGCTGAAGAAGGAGACGGACGAGCGGCAGGCCCAGCTGCAGAAGGTGAAGCAGTATGAGCTGGAATTCCTTGAAGAGCTGCTCAAGCCAAAGAGCAAAGGTGACCTCCCGCCACAGGAGTATCTGCACCCGCCTGCCCCTGGGcgctgcagctgccagctgaggaGCAGTCCTGTGCAAAAAGTCCCAGGGATGTCCAGGGAGCAAAGGCGGAGCTGTGACTGCAAGCGGATTTGCAGGGGAATGAGGCCACCCCCCAACCAGCTGATGATACCAGAAGTGGAGAGGCGAGGCAGGGATAAAGATGCAGATGACCAGAAGCAGGTAGAAGCCATTAGGCTGACCAGCTTGAGCAGCCCTTCCAAGGGCAAACGGATTCGATCCACAAGTTTAGAGTCCAGAGACAACCGGTCGGATGCAGAGAAAGACATGTCCTGTTTGACAACGTGCACCTCCCGAGGGGAGTGCATGAGTGCACCCCACTACAGGAAGCTCTTGCGTCGCTACAGTGTTAGTGAAATAGACAAGACTGATAGGACATCCTTGTCCTCTGATGTCTACCAGAACATCTACACAACCAAGCAGAAAGGCCCCCAGAAAGAGCCTGAGCCCAGCATCCTCTGTCCTGTTCCGAAGAGCAAAATCCAGGAAGCCTCTGGAGTGGCTGACCCCTCCTATGTCCAGATAGCACAGGACAAAAAGAACCAGAAGGGTTCAGCAGTGTTCTCTGTCCAGGAGGAGATGTACCCAAgtcctgctgagctgcaggatgAAGACATGGAGGATGAGAAGTGCTGCTCCATCCGGTACTGCTTCTACTACAGAAAATGCGATGTAGCAGATGATGGGAGCGAGAAGGATGAGCTGTCCTATTCTATCCCCATGCAGATACTCCCGGGAATGAAGCTGGACAATCAGATGGTCCCAGTCATGAGCAGGACTCTTCAGGTCCTAGATGCAACAGCCTGCAGCAGTCCCAATGAGAGCCAGACCCAGGAAATAGATTTAAGGACCTCCAGTTTTGAGGGGAGCCTGGCAAAGATCAACACCCTTCGAGGCCATGCCTACAGCTTTCCCAATGGGTTTCTGCAGGTGCAGCTGGACACCAATGAGCTCCTGACCATCCTGAGGCAGTGTGTGCTGAGTCCTGAGGTCCGGGACTGCAAACCCTACATCTCCCAGCTGGCTGAGTACAAGCAGGAGCTGGCCCTCAAGTTCAAGGAGTTCCGGGCGTCCTGCCGCCGCGTGGCCGCCGTCGACAAGAGTCCCACCCACATGCTCTCCGCCATCACGAGCAGCTTCCAGGTGCTAAGCAGCCTCATCGAGACCTTTGTGAGGCTGGTGTACGTCGTGCGCTCGGAGTCCCAGCGCCAAGAGCTGCTGACGAAGGTGGAGGAGGTGGTGAGAAACTACACCTTCCTCCTGAAGGCTGCCGAGGAGTCCACGGCCAGAACGCTGAGCCACCAGCAGACTGTGGAGCAGCTCACCCGCCAGTCAGCCACGGTC from Taeniopygia guttata chromosome 4A, bTaeGut7.mat, whole genome shotgun sequence includes:
- the FRMPD3 gene encoding FERM and PDZ domain-containing protein 3 isoform X1, which encodes MPEERGGDDMECGQLPSDTLRQVTVQRHPLYGFGFVAGSERPVVVRSVAAGGPSEDKLLPGDQILAINDEDVSEAPRERVIELVRKAKDFIILTVLHTHQSPKSAFISAAKKAKLRSNPAKVRFSEQVTVGETDPDMLKKEALLLIPNVLKVFLENGQIKSFTFDGRTTVKDVMVTLQDRLSLRHIEHFALVLEYSSPEQSHRFLLLQDKQPLAHVVQRTHYHGMRCLFRVSFFPKDPVELLRRDPAAFEYLYIQSRNDVIRERFGTDPKPEMLLGLAALHIYITVSATRPSQKVSLKNVEKEWGLEPFLPPSLLQLIKEKSLRKSLSQQLKAHQHQPGGTKVSTAQAKLQYLRILNELPTFAGVLFNTVGLDEKQAATTLLVGPRHGISHVIDLKTNLTTVLSEFSKVSKIQLFRENQGVARVETSILDAKPLVLLMEWPEATNFACLIAGYCRLLVDSKKMILSRAPSQPPPPQIIKADYINAHNFQRPATAGHVGKKENGLVGGSATVTGAAGASATRASDSELIRFCYLHMREQRKERESGTDINENLIFFEETRPRTKSDPTSKSSGQGYNGVAKECDPDGLEQDRHASRARAHTIDTHLRSDSSHFYCESCQAKIRSRLASGTGGKPGSTRDNMVDLTSLPPPGNNDEEEDETTSLLPAIAAPPPGFRDNSSDEDDPKRRAAAQGQEQGRHLCGILYDEIPVTLIDSVQPRTVRDHAQELDDALVSTLQALEALAASEDCPHPPPQQTAGLIVLAAITPESSLDSGHETNSSELTDVSEMVSAMKQHQNAAYFLTQHINKENLLARKDLPFRIQSCAAQAVLTSPYPLSRQDPSPSLKPAFSTQNPSLPNCKSKQEQQHGEQSCTSAAQPGQTPQLSEQSKGASVPSSECKGAGHTKAAFEVSLHATAAPSRERAQDLQEKMPKEVQPSSKLLLDQKSSVTSAIVSAALQQVANAKASAPQVVSALKEQNMNGTSSCASASSKPLTLKGGPQTAETLCNCQQQQQQQQVSLQQHCEVSPSPKEAPGSQAEAFHLASAGEEMMSSKTFASKSYQQKVSRDAAGKAASGETGQKAGGEAISLVLQKHTAPSNQGQKIQQESSAKILKAESSNVHSPSPGSTFRSTSEEAKGPIQLMPRSESLQVSTVPSKKVEKVLEVTQQDADVPAKPKAPKAPFRLRNLFSATFPTRLKKETDERQAQLQKVKQYELEFLEELLKPKSKGDLPPQEYLHPPAPGRCSCQLRSSPVQKVPGMSREQRRSCDCKRICRGMRPPPNQLMIPEVERRGRDKDADDQKQVEAIRLTSLSSPSKGKRIRSTSLESRDNRSDAEKDMSCLTTCTSRGECMSAPHYRKLLRRYSVSEIDKTDRTSLSSDVYQNIYTTKQKGPQKEPEPSILCPVPKSKIQEASGVADPSYVQIAQDKKNQKGSAVFSVQEEMYPSPAELQDEDMEDEKCCSIRYCFYYRKCDVADDGSEKDELSYSIPMQILPGMKLDNQMVPVMSRTLQVLDATACSSPNESQTQEIDLRTSSFEGSLAKINTLRGHAYSFPNGFLQVQLDTNELLTILRQCVLSPEVRDCKPYISQLAEYKQELALKFKEFRASCRRVAAVDKSPTHMLSAITSSFQVLSSLIETFVRLVYVVRSESQRQELLTKVEEVVRNYTFLLKAAEESTARTLSHQQTVEQLTRQSATVATVVSTLTRSLKTLINK
- the FRMPD3 gene encoding FERM and PDZ domain-containing protein 3 isoform X3; amino-acid sequence: MLKKEALLLIPNVLKVFLENGQIKSFTFDGRTTVKDVMVTLQDRLSLRHIEHFALVLEYSSPEQSHRFLLLQDKQPLAHVVQRTHYHGMRCLFRVSFFPKDPVELLRRDPAAFEYLYIQSRNDVIRERFGTDPKPEMLLGLAALHIYITVSATRPSQKVSLKNVEKEWGLEPFLPPSLLQLIKEKSLRKSLSQQLKAHQHQPGGTKVSTAQAKLQYLRILNELPTFAGVLFNTVGLDEKQAATTLLVGPRHGISHVIDLKTNLTTVLSEFSKVSKIQLFRENQGVARVETSILDAKPLVLLMEWPEATNFACLIAGYCRLLVDSKKMILSRAPSQPPPPQIIKADYINAHNFQRPATAGHVGKKENGLVGGSATVTGAAGASATRASDSELIRFCYLHMREQRKERESGTDINENLIFFEETRPRTKSDPTSKSSGQGYNGVAKECDPDGLEQDRHASRARAHTIDTHLRSDSSHFYCESCQAKIRSRLASGTGGKPGSTRDNMVDLTSLPPPGNNDEEEDETTSLLPAIAAPPPGFRDNSSDEDDPKRRAAAQGQEQGRHLCGILYDEIPVTLIDSVQPRTVRDHAQELDDALVSTLQALEALAASEDCPHPPPQQTAGLIVLAAITPESSLDSGHETNSSELTDVSEMVSAMKQHQNAAYFLTQHINKENLLARKDLPFRIQSCAAQAVLTSPYPLSRQDPSPSLKPAFSTQNPSLPNCKSKQEQQHGEQSCTSAAQPGQTPQLSEQSKGASVPSSECKGAGHTKAAFEVSLHATAAPSRERAQDLQEKMPKEVQPSSKLLLDQKSSVTSAIVSAALQQVANAKASAPQVVSALKEQNMNGTSSCASASSKPLTLKGGPQTAETLCNCQQQQQQQQVSLQQHCEVSPSPKEAPGSQAEAFHLASAGEEMMSSKTFASKSYQQKVSRDAAGKAASGETGQKAGGEAISLVLQKHTAPSNQGQKIQQESSAKILKAESSNVHSPSPGSTFRSTSEEAKGPIQLMPRSESLQVSTVPSKKVEKVLEVTQQDADVPAKPKAPKAPFRLRNLFSATFPTRLKKETDERQAQLQKVKQYELEFLEELLKPKSKGDLPPQEYLHPPAPGRCSCQLRSSPVQKVPGMSREQRRSCDCKRICRGMRPPPNQLMIPEVERRGRDKDADDQKQVEAIRLTSLSSPSKGKRIRSTSLESRDNRSDAEKDMSCLTTCTSRGECMSAPHYRKLLRRYSVSEIDKTDRTSLSSDVYQNIYTTKQKGPQKEPEPSILCPVPKSKIQEASGVADPSYVQIAQDKKNQKGSAVFSVQEEMYPSPAELQDEDMEDEKCCSIRYCFYYRKCDVADDGSEKDELSYSIPMQILPGMKLDNQMVPVMSRTLQVLDATACSSPNESQTQEIDLRTSSFEGSLAKINTLRGHAYSFPNGFLQVQLDTNELLTILRQCVLSPEVRDCKPYISQLAEYKQELALKFKEFRASCRRVAAVDKSPTHMLSAITSSFQVLSSLIETFVRLVYVVRSESQRQELLTKVEEVVRNYTFLLKAAEESTARTLSHQQTVEQLTRQSATVATVVSTLTRSLKTLINK
- the FRMPD3 gene encoding FERM and PDZ domain-containing protein 3 isoform X2 — encoded protein: MWAAAFGHAPTGDGPAPPPLRIRLCGWQREARGGAVGGSRKAKDFIILTVLHTHQSPKSAFISAAKKAKLRSNPAKVRFSEQVTVGETDPDMLKKEALLLIPNVLKVFLENGQIKSFTFDGRTTVKDVMVTLQDRLSLRHIEHFALVLEYSSPEQSHRFLLLQDKQPLAHVVQRTHYHGMRCLFRVSFFPKDPVELLRRDPAAFEYLYIQSRNDVIRERFGTDPKPEMLLGLAALHIYITVSATRPSQKVSLKNVEKEWGLEPFLPPSLLQLIKEKSLRKSLSQQLKAHQHQPGGTKVSTAQAKLQYLRILNELPTFAGVLFNTVGLDEKQAATTLLVGPRHGISHVIDLKTNLTTVLSEFSKVSKIQLFRENQGVARVETSILDAKPLVLLMEWPEATNFACLIAGYCRLLVDSKKMILSRAPSQPPPPQIIKADYINAHNFQRPATAGHVGKKENGLVGGSATVTGAAGASATRASDSELIRFCYLHMREQRKERESGTDINENLIFFEETRPRTKSDPTSKSSGQGYNGVAKECDPDGLEQDRHASRARAHTIDTHLRSDSSHFYCESCQAKIRSRLASGTGGKPGSTRDNMVDLTSLPPPGNNDEEEDETTSLLPAIAAPPPGFRDNSSDEDDPKRRAAAQGQEQGRHLCGILYDEIPVTLIDSVQPRTVRDHAQELDDALVSTLQALEALAASEDCPHPPPQQTAGLIVLAAITPESSLDSGHETNSSELTDVSEMVSAMKQHQNAAYFLTQHINKENLLARKDLPFRIQSCAAQAVLTSPYPLSRQDPSPSLKPAFSTQNPSLPNCKSKQEQQHGEQSCTSAAQPGQTPQLSEQSKGASVPSSECKGAGHTKAAFEVSLHATAAPSRERAQDLQEKMPKEVQPSSKLLLDQKSSVTSAIVSAALQQVANAKASAPQVVSALKEQNMNGTSSCASASSKPLTLKGGPQTAETLCNCQQQQQQQQVSLQQHCEVSPSPKEAPGSQAEAFHLASAGEEMMSSKTFASKSYQQKVSRDAAGKAASGETGQKAGGEAISLVLQKHTAPSNQGQKIQQESSAKILKAESSNVHSPSPGSTFRSTSEEAKGPIQLMPRSESLQVSTVPSKKVEKVLEVTQQDADVPAKPKAPKAPFRLRNLFSATFPTRLKKETDERQAQLQKVKQYELEFLEELLKPKSKGDLPPQEYLHPPAPGRCSCQLRSSPVQKVPGMSREQRRSCDCKRICRGMRPPPNQLMIPEVERRGRDKDADDQKQVEAIRLTSLSSPSKGKRIRSTSLESRDNRSDAEKDMSCLTTCTSRGECMSAPHYRKLLRRYSVSEIDKTDRTSLSSDVYQNIYTTKQKGPQKEPEPSILCPVPKSKIQEASGVADPSYVQIAQDKKNQKGSAVFSVQEEMYPSPAELQDEDMEDEKCCSIRYCFYYRKCDVADDGSEKDELSYSIPMQILPGMKLDNQMVPVMSRTLQVLDATACSSPNESQTQEIDLRTSSFEGSLAKINTLRGHAYSFPNGFLQVQLDTNELLTILRQCVLSPEVRDCKPYISQLAEYKQELALKFKEFRASCRRVAAVDKSPTHMLSAITSSFQVLSSLIETFVRLVYVVRSESQRQELLTKVEEVVRNYTFLLKAAEESTARTLSHQQTVEQLTRQSATVATVVSTLTRSLKTLINK